One segment of Urocitellus parryii isolate mUroPar1 chromosome 5, mUroPar1.hap1, whole genome shotgun sequence DNA contains the following:
- the Slc38a2 gene encoding sodium-coupled neutral amino acid symporter 2 → MLTMKKAEMGRFNISPDEDSSSYSSNSDFNYSYPTKQAALKSHYADVDPENQNFLLESNLGKKKYETDFHPGTTSFGMSVFNLSNAIVGSGILGLSYAMANTGIALFIILLTFVSIFSLYSVHLLLKTANEGGSLLYEQLGQKAFGLVGKLAASGSITMQNIGAMSSYLFIVKYELPLVIQALMNIEDTTGLWYLNGDYLVLLVSLVLILPLSLLRNLGYLGYTSGLSLLCMMFFLIVVICKKFQIPCPMEAALIINETVNSTLTEPTTFIPNLMFNMTEVDSCRPHYFIFNSQTVYAVPILTFSFVCHPAVLPIYEELKGRSRRRMMNVSKISFFAMFLMYLLAALFGYLTFYEHVESELLHTYSTVMGTDILLLIVRLAVLVAVTLTVPVVIFPIRSSVTHLLCATKDFSWWRHSLITVSILAFTNLLVIFVPTIRDIFGFIGASAAAMLIFILPSAFYIKLVKKESMKSVQKIGALFFLISGVVVMIGSMVLIVLDWVHNAPGGGH, encoded by the exons ATGCTCACCATGAAGAAAGCCGAAATGGGAAGGTTCAATATTTCCCCGGATGAAGACAGCAGCAGCTACAGTTCCAACAGCGATTTCAACTACTCCTATCCCACCAAGCAAGCTGCTCTGAAAAG tcatTACGCAGATGTAGATCCTGAAAACCAGAACTTTTTACTTGAATCAAATCTGGGGAAGAAGAAGTATGAAACAGACttt CATCCAGGTACTACTTCCTTTGGAATGTCAGTATTTAATCTGAGCAATGCGATTGTGGGCAGTGGAATCCTTGGGCTTTCTTATGCCATGGCTAATACTGGAATTGCTCTTTTTAT AATTCTTTTGACATTTGTGTCAATATTTTCCCTATATTCTGTTCATCTCCTTTTGAAGACTGCCAATGAAGGAG GGTCTTTGTTATATGAACAGTTGGGACAGAAGGCATTTGGACTGGTTGGAAAGCTTGCAGCCTCTGGGTCAATTACAATGCAGAACATTGGAG CTATGTCAAGCTACCTCTTCATAGTGAAATATGAGTTACCTTTGGTGATCCAGGCATTAATGAACATTGAAGATACAACTGG ATTGTGGTATCTGAATGGTGACTATTTGGTTCTGCTGGTGTCATTGGTGCTCATTCTTCCTTTGTCACTGCTAAGAAATTTAG GATATTTGGGATATACCAGTGGCCTTTCCTTATTGTGTATGATGTTCTTTCTGATTGTG gtGATTTGCAAGAAATTTCAGATTCCTTGTCCTATGGAAGCTGCTTTGATAATTAATGAAACAGTAAACAGCACCCTAACAGAGCCAACAACTTTCATACCTAATTTGATGTTTAACATGACTGAAGTTGACTCTTGCAGACCACACTATTTTATCTTCAACTCACAG ACTGTATATGCTGTGCCAATTCTGACATTTTCATTTGTCTGTCATCCTGCTGTTCTTCCCATCTATGAAGAGCTGAAAGG CCGCAGCCGGAGAAGAATGATGAATGTGTCCAAGATTTCATTTTTTGCTATGTTTCTTATGTATCTGCTTGCTGCCCTCTTTGGATACCTGACATTTTATG AACATGTGGAGTCAGAATTGCTTCATACCTATTCTACTGTTATGGGAACTGATATTCTTCTTCTCATTGTTCGTTTGGCTGTGCTGGTGGCCGTCACCCTGACTGTACCAGTAGTTATTTTCCCA atccgGAGTTCTGTAACACACTTGTTATGTGCAACAAAAGATTTCAGTTGGTGGCGTCATAGCCTTATTACAGTGTCTATCTTGGCATTTACCAATTTGCTTGTTATCTTTGTCCCAACTATTAGGGATATCTTTGGTTTTATTG GTGCGTCTGCAGCTGCtatgttgatttttattcttccatctGCCTTCTATATCAAGTTGGTGAAGAAAGAATCTATGAAGTCTGTACAAAAGATTGGG GCTCTGTTTTTCCTGATCAGTGGCGTAGTGGTGATGATCGGAAGCATGGTCTTGATTGTTTTGGATTGGGTACACAATGCTCCTGGAGGTGGCCATTAA